TTCACTGtatttttcttcttattcaatGTCTTAACTCTCAAATTATATTCACTCATTATTAAAGTTGAAGATATAAGCAACTTTTGCTGTGTTTAACATGTTGGAAAATAGATCATTTTTTACTTTCTGGTACCCATGCAAAAGTTTTTCTTCTCCATACAATGACATAGACTGCTTTCATAACTGGATGAGATGATTCAGTATTCTGCACTGGGAGAAGTGCTGTTCTTATTCCTTATACTTGATGCCTCCTGATATACCAGAATAGGTGCTTAGTTTTTCTTCCAACTGATCCTTTATCTCCACTAGATTATTTTCGGTAGACAGTGAATATTGCAATAGTGATCGTAGATGATATCCGGTAGTTGCAGCAAATGCAAATTAAATAATACCAACATCTCCTTTGTTTTAGATTTACAATTATATGCCATTTTACCTTTCCTCCACCTTTTCCTTCGTGTCCTATTGCTGCCATGTGTTACTTTTGCATTAGCAAAATCAGCCAACCGTGCTCAGGTCCACTCAATTCAGCTGATAGGAGCAATGAATCAATTAATATTGAGGCGGCCTTGCATGGTACATCGTTTCATATTAGAATCAGCTGATACGACGAACTTTGCTTTATAATTTGTTTTTATCTTTTCTCTCACTGATCTCTTGTTAGTTTATGTTGTCATCTCAATATAAGTTACATGTTACCTTTCTCTCATTAATTAGGGGAGAAATAATTGTAAGTGCAAAGGATAAGGAGGCATATTCTCAAGTGCTAAAAAAAAGATAAGGAGGCATCTTTTTTTGAAAAGTTATTACATTGCCTTCTTGCATTATTACATTGCTGtccatttatttgatattttcttaTTCTTGATCTACTTGTATACTTAACATCAAGATTCTTGTGTCATCACCATAAATCCATTCAGTTGATCCAATGGGTGGGGTTATTGACTTTTCATCTGCTCAATTTCATGTACTGAAAATTATCAGGACAACTAACTTGGTATATGTCCATCAGTTCAATCATAACTTAACTTGTCTAAGTTCATTGTATTTACACTATCTTATTCTACTTAAAAATGATTCATGGAGCTAGAATTAATTTCAATTATCCACAAATGGTTGTCCATGATATTCTTGGGTCATAAATTTAATGACATCAACAACCATGGTGTGCTAGGAATATATTGCAACATGTGACTGGGTCAGGATAGTTTCCGTGGCAAACAGTGGCATATCTCTAAGATGATGAGAATTTTTGTAAGAGACACATAGGCGAGCTGCAAATGCTAAGATAAAACTGCAAATTATCCATGAAACATagtttttgttgattttcttatgTTTTTGTTTTCAGAGTAAGTCTTGACATGATTTATAATGCCAGGAGACCATGGAATCTTTAAGAAATCATGGAAAGTATCAGAGGAGGATGTTTGACCAAGCTGTACAACTTGTTCGTCCTGGAGGAGTGATAGTATATTCTACGTGAGTAGTTTTTTCTTTAATATCCTACTTGGCAATGACTGCTGTGGTTTTTTTACCAAAAAAGATTTCTGGATCTCAAGATAAAACCTTTAAGCAAATTTTAGCATGTTAAACTTCTagctataaaaaaattatcatattgtcAATTAGTGGAAAAATTATGTGTATAAAACCTTTCTCATTTATAGACTCTGCTAGGAAAATCATGCTATTAAGAAACTACAACACATATCAATATTACCCCATTGATTAAAAGTGTATAGACCAGCGGCTAGCTGTATATTATAAGTGAACTTTCTTGTCTAACACGGGCCATATTGCTGATTTTTAAATTATTCCATTATCAGCCAACTAATGCTTCAGCTATATAATGGAGAATAATTTACATCTTTGTTTCTTATTCCCAAGGATTATGTGGCAATGATGCTGATGATGCTATGATGGTGGGATAATGGCAAATGTCAAGTATTTGTCTATTCTAGGCATGAGATAGTTCAGATCCTGACACCTTTCCTAGACCCCTTTTTCTTTCAGATATTATAGTGTTCCCAATACTAATAACTTtgagattatttttctttttttcccttttcttgatATCCATATGATCACTGTTTGCAGCAAtatttgtttgaaatattttaaatatttgtcGGGGTTATCAAATCATTATTTTCAGTACAAGGTGTTTTAATGCTCTTTTTAAATGCAGTGAGCAATATTTCAAATTCTGCTGTCAACATTAATCTATGTTCTTATAGGTGTACGATAAACCCAGGGGAGAATGAAGCTTTGGTTCGATATGCTCTAGATAAATACAAATTTCTCTCTCTGGCATCACAAGTAAGATCCGGTATTTGCATTAATTCTTTAGTGTACTATAACTATGGTCTCAGACTCTCCtattttcttttgacactaagggTTACTATTTAGAGCCTTTGGCTATCATTGATGAACTTGCTTATTAGTTGGCGAATGAGTGCCAGTCACTTCTGATAATTGTGCGTATATCTTTATTGATTCTTTTAATTAAATTGTAGCACCCAAAAATTGGAGGACCTGGTATAGTTGGCCGTTGTGATCTGTTTGGTGGGAAATATGTTGAGTAAGTTTCTTCTCTGTTCTCTTCTGCTCTATTTCTGTCTAAATCATTTGCATGTTAAAAATTTTGATCAGCAAACTAGCTCTTTAGCTTTGATAAAATTCAGTTACCTGAGGTAGTGAATAATCTGAATGACTAAATTCCAGTAGTATGAATATATGTTTTCCTTGTCTGCCTGCCACCATCATCATTGTAAGTGAAattgaaatgtgtttttttttctttttcacacaATTCCTGTAAGATGCAGCAAATATCTTGTGAAGTTGAAATGGTTTTACTTTAATAAAACATTTTTTCAGCTTCTAATTAGGTCTGAAATTCTTCATTCACAGGGAATGGCTAACAGAAAACGAATCTGAACTTGTCCAGAGGTTCGATCCATCATCTTCGCTCGATACCATTGGTTTCTTTATCGCAAAATTTGTTGTTGGTGAGAAAGACTTCTAAGGTACATCTAGAGCATCATGTGAGACAATTCCATCTAGAGCATCTCATATCTTTATTCGTTAAAAATATGCTTCGCTAATGATTATTCCTTTCTTGTCAGGAACAATCACCCGTGTGTAAGATGTGCAGCATGGGCATCCACGCCAATGGATAAGACCAGTGCAGCTTGCACAACTTCTGTGATAACAAAAAAGAGTTTATTATATTTGGTCATCGGATCAAGTTGACTTGTAAGTTAAATCTGAGATAATTTTGCTGGGAAACTCGATGCCAGGAAGGTCAACTCACCAGATACACCAGACGTCTATGCGCAGATTCTCTTCTATTACGGTCTTGTGTACCATGTCAGTATGAGACGCTAGTGCACCACTGCAACAGAACCAATGCTTGAAATCTTTCATTTTGTAACGACTTCTATCTTTGTTGGCCGCACAGGATGAGTTTGATCTATAAAAACGCTATCCTTGCCGCAGCTGAAGCTCAAAACATGGTATTCATTCTCTCATCAACTCATTTGTCATCCGGATGTTTCACCGGTTGGTAGGACATTTTCAATAAGAATTCTCTCTTTTTCAGTCCCAATTTCTCCATTTGTAGTCTCTTTTGACTTTAAGAAGCTCCTTGTGACATGAATTGGCTTCTGACCTAACAAAAGAGATTATTCGGGATGCCACATAatgtattgataatttttttttatctcaactAGTAATTATGTTGAAATAAGTGCAAGTTAATTTGTTGATCAGTTTGGAAAAGAACATAAATATCTTCGTTATTTGCATAGCTGCGGAGGGATCATGTGCATTACGGCAGCTTGAAACCAGTAAGAATAGTATATTCTGAAGACAGTTTCCAACGAAGCATGTGTATCATCTTCAATTATAGCAGCTTTAAGCAAATCGTTGCAGGTACGTTACTCTCGTCTGGGGAGGAAATGTCATTGTTAAATATTACATAAAAGTATAAATCTGAGAGTTGAATGTGCAGACAACTTATGGGTACCTCCTTCCGAGAACATCGGTTGTCACTATTTTTATCTGGGTACCATCAGATTTATCGATCGAGTAGTGACCAGCATACGTTTCCAACACATGCAATCAACATATCACACTGCTCAATAATTATACACCACACGCTCCGACACAAACCTCCCAACACTGGCAGCTGCAACATCCGAAGGCTTCATCTGTTTGCCTTTCATCATGTTTTTGTTCTTTTTGATTAGAGGAGGAAAACAATGGATCAAATGGGATgcacaaagaagaaaaagatcctGCAGAACCACCAAAACCTCAGGGTTTCATCTTCGGGGTTCCAAATCGATGCACGCTGCGATCACTACTTTGTGTCAGCTGAGCAACTCCTTTTCTGCGCTCATGGCTGGTTCGGACGAAGGAGGTGCCATTTTCTTTAGATTTTGCTGATGATAGACTTGTCTAAGTCTCTCGATCTCCTTCTTCAACGCTTCTTGGTGCGCTGCGGTGTTTAAATAACTTAGGCTTtatataaaagatcaaaatatatAGCAaagtatgttatatatatatatatatatatatataaaacatactttgctAATTATTTGAGGCTCTCAAATAATTACATTATCCGGTTGGGTTGAATTATAATCACATTTACACCAAGGAAGCAAGAACTTACCGTCCTTAAATATACCGTCCTGCGCCAATGCTGCAATGCGCTGCTTCAGGTGGCTATTGCCCAGCGTGAGAAGCGACCGCTGGTGATCGAGGAACGCGATCCGAGGAGACAGCGCAGAGACTTCGGTCTTCGTTTCCACGCCCAGCGTCGATAAATGCCATCCGAGTCAGAGGACTCCGAGAACTGAAAACTGAGAATTCCGAGGAAGAAAGCTACCTGCAACGTCGTCACGCTGCGCTCCAGCTCCGAAATGTACTGAAGCTTCCTCACCCGCGACCTCTGCGCCGACTGCCGGTTCGCTAAGATCCTAAGTTTGATGCATGTGTTGCAGCAGTCAATGTTCGTGGCTAGCACGGTAAGAGTCGAGATGGGGTGAATGCATCGGTGCATTTACATACCTCTTCACCCTCTTGGGATCGACGGCTATGTCCGTCCCCGCGGCCGGCTGTGGCTCCGCCTTGCACGCGCTCTGCGCCTCCTCCGACTCGTTCTTCGGCTGCTGCTCGGCCAGCTTGTCGTCGTTCATGCTGCTGTGGTCCGACGGCGTGGACGACGAGGAGGCCGGGACGGCGCCCGAAAGAGACGACGGGGGCACGTCGTCGGAGAAGATGCACATGAGCTGGTCGTCGTCGAGGCGGTCGAAGTCGCCTCCCTCGCCCGCGAGGGGCTGCTCGAGGAAGGCGATAGAGTCGCTGACGGAGCGGCGGTGGTGGCCGCGCTTGGCGGAGGAGAAGTCGAGGAACTCGTCGACCCAGGAGGGTTGAGATCTAGGAGCTGGTGGCGGCGGCGGGGTTGTCAGGAGCGGAGCAAGGTTAGGCCAGTTTGGGTACATGTTGTTGGGGATCTTTGGAGGGAGCTGTGCCATTGCTCTCTATGTATAGCACCGAATGATTGCTAGCTATAGCATCACCTTGTTGAGGATAGCACTCATCATTAAGACaatgagtctctctctctctctctctcgtgctatGTTATGGAGTTGGAGGTGGTGGTGACAGGGTAAGTTAGCTCTGCTGGGTTGGGGGAGGAGGGGAGGATTTGGAGGAGAAAGTGACATGACAATGGAAGAGAAGGAAAGACAGCTAGCACCAGCTgttagagagagaagaagaaaccgAAGAGAAGGGAGAGAATGGAACGGAGTTGGAGATCAACGGTGTTGCAGGGAAGTCGCAGCAGTAGCTGAATCGAGTTAGGGAATCAGCAACCACCACGTGCTGATGTGACCGTACATTTTGGTCCTCTATGAAACCAAAATACCCATTACACACGTTAAGCGACTCTCAATACGTTGAACTGTTTCAGAAGTGGAACTAAATGATGGAAGAGCAGTAGCATGTGGTAGACGTCGAGCCCAATCATGCCTTCCCATGTGCACAGCTCGCCATGCACGCCCTCCTTAAATGTGTCCCTCACATGCAACAGCCCTTTGTGTCCCCtcgctccttcctcttcttcccttctccatcACAGCAGCATCTCTATCTCGTCTCCCTGGTTTTCTTTGGCAGTTTCAGGCCGTCTTGTTGGCCATCTGCGCCCGCTCTCAGGTTCAACACTATAAAGAATAGAAGACAATGCATCCTTGGATGTTCCAAGATCTGGAGAATCCATTATGCATGTAAACCATTCTGGCGGTACACAGTGTGTCAGAGAGGCATGTGGATGAACGAGTTGGTGGCATGGAGAAGTTTACATGGACAAGGTGAAGGGAAAAGGTGGCCATCAAAATCTTTCATACTTTGGGAAAACCTTCCACTACATCTGGGCTCCATCTCCACCATATGGTCAAAAAGAAATTAAATGGGATAAGTGGACGAGAATGGGCAAAGAGGAAACACTACACGAGGCTGGACAACCCCACTATGTCGAATCTAAACGCTAAGTCACAGGTAAGGAAGGAGAAGGTGAAAAAGAAACTGGTTCAGAACAGCAGCTCTGAGCAAGATGAACATGGTGTTTGTCAGAAGCACTGTTTGGGGTCCCGTTCCATTATCATGCAGTAATGATGGTCGATTGCCGATGCATGGTATCGTAGACCTAATCTGCGTTCTTGGAAATGGGAGTTGTTTATAGATCAAACAATGACAACACACAAGACAATTTGCTCGGCTGTGCTGCCTTTTGCTTGCTTACttcacgtgtatatatatatatatattggaggaACCCGATCCGGCACAAGCCTTATCGGGCTTAACCCGAACCCAGACACGCTGGTAAGGAAGGATCCGCTCGTTCGTGCGTTCGGTCGTCAGAGCCATAAGCCAGCCGAGATTGGAGCGTTATCGGGCTCAATTCGAACAACGCTGATAAGGACCCGGTCGTTCGTGTGTTGAGTCGTACGCAACTCATAACTTAACCGACAGTGGCCGAACCCCAATCCGAATCCCGGCCACTATATAAGGCTCATCGAACGATGTCGGCCTCCGAAACCCCCTCTTCCGTTGCCTTCCTCACCTCTCAAGAACGGCTTCCGCCGTTTCTGTTATCTCCGTCGATCTCAAGAAGGGGAAGTGGTTGAGGCGGAGACCACCACCGGAGCCGTTCCCTTCCGGCTCCAATTGGATAAGCCCATCCCCTTCAAGGTCGATCCATCGTAACCCTAACACTTTCTTGATCTCTTGACTCTTCTTGATCTGTGATGTGTGTGCTTCTTTGGCGTAGATCAGAATGGGATCCTGAGAAGATATGCTCGCCGCGGTCACCGAGGACTCCATGATCGTAACCCTTGCATAGATCAAGATCGGAGCTCGCAGAGGACTCCAAGATCGTCTTGCCTCATTTCAAGTGGCAGAGGCTTTGGATTATCCTCCACCCCACGGTAAATTCTTTTGATCCCGATACTTCTATTTCCTGGGGTTGAAATCTTAGTGTCATTTGTGGTCTGCGTTTTGCACCTGCTAAAAGATTTATGTGGAGTTCAATCTTTTCTCTGTTTCTTGATTCTAGTTTTCTCCACTAACTTTCCGTGCTATGGGATAAACCACTTAGAAGGAAATGCGATTGATACATCAGCATTGAGGTGACGAGACGTATTGACATAGATAGATCTGGTTACATGcaagaggaagaaaagagatCCCGGACTTGTTGGTTTGGTGTTTGATGGTAAAGACTCATGAAATGCAAGTAAAGGAATGCTAAAGAGGAAACTGGACATTCTTGGCTACATATATGCCAATGGCTTTTAGTTGTGAAATCGACAAATGGTTGTGTGTTTCTTCTTGGTGATCACCTAAAAGATCCTGATATCTAGCCACTTTGATTACACTATAGCGGTTTTAAGCATGGTTTTAGATATTGATCAAGTGCTGGTCTCGACACATTATTACACCGGTTGATGTACTAATTAATAGATGACAAgttttataagaaaaaatataaaacaaaaaatagaaaacaaagacTGACTTATATTTGAGACCATGTTTTAAATGCCATATATTAAGTTATGATGGTTTTTTTCAGATATCTTTCTTACAATTAGTATCTCTAACATGCATCCTCTCTATGAGACTTTAAAAATGTCCAGGACTGGAAAGGGCTTCATGTGTTTACTTTTGCAtggaatttataaaaaaataattaagtttATGATTATTCTATTATGAAGAATTTGAAGTTAATGAGCTCCAGTTTTTGCTATTGTTTTTATTGTGGATGTAAGCTGTGGCCATCCTCCAATGTTTATTTTACTGTAACACATTATATATATTCAACTGAAATTACCGGTTCGCTCGAGCGTATAAGATTAAGTTGTTCGGGTCGAACTCTGAGCCTCTAACTCATCCTCtaaatcgatttgtctttttttTGTGCATTGAATTTCATTCAGCAAGCCAGTGTTAGAAGCAAAATCGGAGACCTAATTTATAAACTTTTGTAGAACAAACTTCTCTCAACCAGATGAGGTCTGTTGGCTGTGCACTTAGGAAATTGTTAATGTCTCAGTTTcactgattttaatttttttctaaaattataaaaatgattgTTCTAAGTTGCAATTATTGGATGTCGATGTCCTTGGCCGACAATTTCAATTTTAGGTTTCAGTGATGATAATATCTACTTTTTGCAACATTTGATGTTT
This genomic stretch from Musa acuminata AAA Group cultivar baxijiao chromosome BXJ3-9, Cavendish_Baxijiao_AAA, whole genome shotgun sequence harbors:
- the LOC103997104 gene encoding basic leucine zipper 61-like → MAQLPPKIPNNMYPNWPNLAPLLTTPPPPPAPRSQPSWVDEFLDFSSAKRGHHRRSVSDSIAFLEQPLAGEGGDFDRLDDDQLMCIFSDDVPPSSLSGAVPASSSSTPSDHSSMNDDKLAEQQPKNESEEAQSACKAEPQPAAGTDIAVDPKRVKRILANRQSAQRSRVRKLQYISELERSVTTLQTEVSALSPRIAFLDHQRSLLTLGNSHLKQRIAALAQDGIFKDAHQEALKKEIERLRQVYHQQNLKKMAPPSSEPAMSAEKELLS